The following proteins come from a genomic window of Deltaproteobacteria bacterium:
- a CDS encoding ABC transporter ATP-binding protein has protein sequence MQAEYVIRARGLGKCYHIYDRPQDRLKQFLARGRKRYFREFWAIRDLDFDIRKGEVVGIIGRNGAGKSTLLQLVCGTLTPTCGSLETQGRVAALLELGAGFNPEFTGRENVFMNAAILGLSQEEIEKRYDEIVAFSGIGEFIDQPVKTYSSGMFVRLAFSVATSVDPDILVIDEALSVGDGAFARKSFDRIMAMKKAGKTILFCSHSMYYIEALCQRAIWLENGRMRLFDSAERVTNAYSTELIREQTSTHNESDPPDAPGPAASSTPTLAESSRPGRIISVQGACDGKWGRQLHAISRKSTISFAVEFALDPSLPPPTVAVAIENAAGILVTSASTANEGLTVAMGKNGRGHAAIVFPEIPLLKGEYRASLFLACENGLHVYDHAPHAVTIIVTQEDIAQGIVDLPHRWQGCV, from the coding sequence ATGCAGGCTGAATATGTCATCAGGGCCAGGGGCCTGGGAAAATGCTATCACATCTATGATCGCCCCCAGGACCGGCTGAAACAGTTTTTGGCCCGTGGCCGCAAGAGATATTTTCGGGAATTTTGGGCCATCCGTGACCTGGATTTCGATATCCGCAAAGGGGAGGTCGTTGGCATTATCGGCCGGAACGGCGCTGGCAAATCCACCTTACTTCAACTCGTATGCGGGACCCTGACACCTACCTGCGGGTCACTTGAGACTCAAGGAAGGGTTGCGGCGCTCCTGGAGCTGGGAGCCGGATTCAATCCAGAATTCACGGGGCGCGAAAACGTCTTCATGAATGCAGCCATCCTCGGCCTGTCCCAGGAGGAGATCGAAAAGCGCTACGACGAGATAGTGGCCTTTTCCGGCATAGGGGAGTTCATAGACCAGCCGGTCAAGACGTATTCGAGCGGCATGTTCGTACGCCTTGCCTTTTCTGTCGCAACGAGCGTAGATCCGGACATCCTTGTCATCGACGAGGCCCTTTCCGTGGGAGACGGGGCATTTGCCCGAAAATCCTTTGACCGAATCATGGCCATGAAAAAAGCGGGCAAAACGATACTGTTCTGTTCCCACTCCATGTATTACATAGAGGCCTTATGCCAGCGGGCCATATGGCTGGAAAACGGCAGGATGCGGCTCTTCGATTCGGCCGAACGCGTTACAAACGCGTATTCAACCGAATTGATTCGGGAACAGACCTCCACACACAATGAATCGGACCCTCCTGACGCCCCAGGGCCTGCGGCATCATCGACGCCGACCCTTGCCGAATCATCCCGGCCAGGGCGTATCATCTCGGTCCAGGGTGCATGTGATGGGAAATGGGGAAGGCAGCTCCACGCAATTTCTCGAAAGAGCACCATCTCTTTCGCCGTGGAGTTTGCGCTCGATCCTTCCCTTCCCCCGCCGACCGTTGCAGTCGCAATTGAAAATGCCGCCGGCATCCTTGTCACCAGTGCAAGTACTGCCAATGAAGGCCTCACGGTTGCCATGGGGAAAAATGGGAGGGGGCATGCCGCCATCGTCTTTCCGGAGATTCCTCTCCTGAAGGGAGAATATCGCGCAAGCCTTTTTCTTGCGTGCGAAAACGGGCTTCATGTATATGACCACGCCCCTCACGCCGTCACCATTATTGTGACACAAGAAGACATCGCCCAGGGAATCGTGGACCTACCCCATCGTTGGCAAGGCTGTGTCTGA
- a CDS encoding PIG-L family deacetylase, whose protein sequence is MLAPHADDETFGCGGTIALHAASGDPVMVVVLTDGARGNISRRYLDAEYIRMRRDEAREACRILGAADPIFLEFADRSLWGEIPRARGKLMEILEDFRPERIYAPSMLEYHPDHRAAAALLLTFMGDVSPDLEIAFWEINQPLCVNCLVDISPVLSQKEAAIRVYKTQLEELDYADHILSLNRFRAMTLPLPTTHAEGFSLWPAYGIRRWLSYFDRSRKPPRMHGYTGLYERQLPFLDVHYGVEPSVAGICASIHSFFVK, encoded by the coding sequence GTGTTGGCCCCCCATGCGGATGACGAGACATTCGGTTGCGGCGGGACGATTGCCCTGCATGCAGCCTCTGGAGATCCGGTCATGGTGGTCGTGCTCACCGATGGCGCCCGAGGGAATATTTCACGCAGGTATCTAGATGCCGAGTACATTCGGATGAGGAGAGACGAGGCCCGCGAGGCCTGCCGGATCCTGGGCGCTGCAGATCCCATTTTCTTGGAATTTGCAGACCGTTCCTTGTGGGGGGAGATACCGCGGGCGCGTGGCAAATTGATGGAGATTTTGGAGGACTTTCGGCCCGAAAGGATCTATGCCCCGTCTATGCTGGAATACCATCCCGACCATCGGGCCGCTGCTGCCCTCCTCCTCACGTTCATGGGCGACGTTTCGCCCGATTTGGAGATCGCCTTTTGGGAGATCAATCAACCGCTTTGTGTCAACTGTCTGGTTGACATCAGCCCGGTCCTTTCCCAAAAGGAGGCGGCCATCCGGGTTTACAAGACCCAGCTGGAGGAATTGGATTATGCAGACCATATCCTTTCCCTCAACCGTTTCCGTGCGATGACTCTTCCCCTCCCTACCACCCACGCCGAGGGCTTTTCCCTCTGGCCTGCCTATGGGATCCGCCGCTGGCTTTCCTATTTCGACCGCAGCCGAAAACCACCGCGCATGCATGGCTACACAGGCCTTTATGAAAGGCAGCTCCCCTTTCTGGATGTTCACTATGGTGTGGAGCCGTCCGTGGCGGGTATCTGCGCCTCGATACATAGTTTTTTTGTGAAATGA
- a CDS encoding glycosyltransferase: MSGLVSIIVRTFNRPRLVSEALQSVAAQQYRPIEVVLVNDGGLTPDLDSLGKILGDIPLRYVGLVANTGRPAAANAGLRAASGDVIGFLDDDDIFLPAHVMLLRRAMEEQKTRVVYSSVRAVFYDENGKRRADGPLYDSDFLASRLLFENFIPLHALLFARSVFDEDVFDETLEFNEDWDLLIRLSRRYTFYHVPEITAEYRLFPKNDDEDRRRVHARWFTQVFDRHRHLVTGRDWQEFYQGYLIPAQEKETDFLKGLLRSEQERLEGLLKGKEEENRVLDAELRKVALEYKELEARLGRLTKDLQAVSAENKRLETEVTGLRHQLDIIYGSRSWKLTKPLREMGKAFRWIRSLLGYVVSHPPSVVCRRAVMEFYRSPMSGPVLGLLPPSVKQRGKAWLVRQEAISEPVLSVSDPRISIIIPIYNHADFLPQCLESALSQDYPHVEVVAVDDASTDPCVREILASYADNPRLKVFTNDRNQGIAETQNRALVESSGDIIAFLDCDDYLERDAVSSVLPFWGRETVYLHTARINMDANGREVQRISFEHLPRRDYFAENLERMFATHFKLIRRDVFGRVGLFDPRFDSAQDYDMLMRVAFHYPSSSFAFVPRFVYHHRLHSGQTSSIAEAQQRRFTSLIQEEARKRRSISDGTYAKKVSIIMLSYGKGEQTIEALASIAETVRIPMEVILFDNGSDEKTVRLLRKEVTAERYPFVRLILNPENLGPAAGRREAIKYATGDYLITFDNDEIAQPGWLEELIVRAETDPQIGAVVCRVYFPDNRLQFSGGGVIYHDDELVELLRYDANRPWFELGTAGFRECDWVPIGATLFTVSPGPYLHAGYPNAFEDAGVSFALRRAGYRLVNAPGARVLHNHFLFRGDFGMKKDYLDSRYNQRGMMQSLASFYQENGLILYDEYVWKENGLDAITRADLKKRLRAIAGERGNGYPPPPASVQGTQVSPMEKIGS, translated from the coding sequence ATGAGTGGCCTTGTCAGCATCATTGTGCGGACCTTCAATCGCCCAAGGCTGGTTAGCGAGGCCTTGCAGAGTGTGGCTGCCCAGCAATACCGGCCGATCGAGGTCGTTCTGGTCAATGACGGTGGCCTTACTCCGGATCTGGATTCTTTGGGGAAAATCCTCGGAGATATCCCATTGCGATATGTGGGACTTGTGGCCAACACAGGTAGGCCGGCAGCTGCAAACGCAGGACTTCGGGCAGCAAGCGGTGATGTCATCGGATTTCTCGACGACGACGATATTTTCCTGCCCGCCCATGTCATGCTCCTTCGAAGGGCCATGGAAGAACAGAAGACGCGGGTTGTTTACAGTTCGGTTCGCGCCGTTTTTTATGACGAAAACGGAAAGCGCAGGGCAGATGGGCCACTTTACGATTCGGATTTCCTCGCATCCCGTCTCCTCTTCGAGAACTTCATTCCTTTGCATGCGCTCCTTTTTGCCCGTTCGGTCTTCGATGAGGACGTGTTCGACGAAACGCTCGAATTCAATGAAGACTGGGATCTCCTGATACGTCTGTCGAGAAGGTATACCTTTTACCATGTCCCAGAGATCACGGCCGAATACCGGCTCTTCCCCAAAAATGATGACGAAGACAGGCGCCGCGTTCACGCCCGCTGGTTTACCCAGGTCTTTGACAGGCATCGCCACCTGGTGACCGGCAGGGATTGGCAGGAGTTTTATCAGGGTTACCTGATCCCTGCCCAGGAAAAGGAAACGGATTTTCTCAAAGGTCTCCTCCGGAGCGAGCAGGAGAGGCTCGAAGGCCTGCTCAAGGGCAAAGAGGAGGAAAATCGGGTCCTGGATGCCGAACTTCGAAAGGTCGCCCTTGAATACAAGGAGCTTGAAGCGAGGTTAGGCCGGCTTACAAAGGATCTGCAGGCTGTATCCGCAGAGAACAAGCGGCTCGAGACCGAGGTCACCGGATTGAGGCACCAATTGGATATCATCTATGGGTCGCGCTCCTGGAAGCTCACCAAGCCCCTCAGGGAAATGGGGAAGGCATTTCGGTGGATCCGCTCCCTCTTGGGCTATGTGGTCTCTCATCCCCCTTCGGTCGTCTGTCGCAGGGCCGTCATGGAGTTCTACCGAAGCCCTATGTCCGGCCCTGTGCTCGGCCTTTTGCCGCCTTCTGTCAAACAGCGGGGCAAGGCCTGGCTGGTTAGGCAGGAGGCCATTTCCGAACCGGTCCTTTCCGTTTCCGATCCCCGGATCTCCATCATCATCCCTATATACAATCACGCAGATTTTCTGCCCCAGTGTCTCGAGAGCGCCCTGAGCCAGGATTATCCCCATGTGGAGGTAGTCGCAGTGGACGACGCCTCTACCGATCCCTGCGTCCGGGAGATCCTTGCCAGCTATGCAGATAATCCCCGCCTGAAGGTCTTTACGAACGACCGTAACCAGGGGATCGCCGAGACCCAGAACAGGGCCTTGGTGGAATCCTCGGGAGACATCATCGCCTTTCTCGACTGTGACGATTATCTGGAAAGGGACGCGGTCTCGAGCGTTCTCCCCTTCTGGGGCCGTGAGACTGTCTATCTCCACACGGCCCGTATCAACATGGATGCAAACGGCAGGGAGGTTCAGCGCATCTCGTTTGAACACCTTCCCCGCAGGGACTACTTCGCCGAGAATCTCGAACGGATGTTTGCCACACATTTCAAACTGATCCGCCGGGATGTCTTTGGGCGGGTCGGACTGTTCGATCCACGATTCGACTCTGCTCAAGATTACGACATGCTGATGCGGGTGGCCTTTCATTATCCATCGTCATCCTTTGCCTTTGTTCCCCGCTTTGTCTATCACCATCGGCTACATTCTGGGCAGACGTCCTCCATCGCCGAGGCACAACAGCGGCGTTTCACCTCTCTCATCCAGGAGGAGGCCCGAAAGCGCCGCTCCATCTCCGACGGGACCTATGCCAAAAAGGTGAGCATCATCATGCTTTCATACGGAAAAGGTGAGCAGACGATAGAGGCGCTCGCCAGCATCGCCGAGACCGTCAGGATACCGATGGAGGTCATCCTTTTTGACAACGGCTCAGATGAAAAGACCGTGCGGCTTTTGAGAAAGGAGGTCACGGCCGAGCGCTACCCCTTTGTCCGCCTCATTCTCAACCCGGAAAACCTTGGCCCGGCTGCAGGCCGTCGGGAGGCTATCAAGTATGCGACAGGAGATTATCTCATCACTTTCGACAACGACGAGATCGCCCAGCCCGGTTGGCTGGAAGAGCTCATCGTCCGGGCGGAGACCGATCCGCAGATCGGAGCGGTGGTCTGCCGAGTGTATTTTCCGGACAATCGCCTCCAGTTTTCTGGAGGAGGAGTGATATATCACGACGATGAACTGGTGGAGCTTTTGCGTTACGATGCCAATCGTCCCTGGTTTGAACTCGGGACCGCCGGTTTCCGTGAGTGCGACTGGGTACCGATCGGCGCGACCCTTTTTACTGTCTCTCCTGGCCCCTATCTGCATGCAGGCTATCCCAACGCCTTTGAGGATGCCGGAGTGTCCTTTGCGCTGCGCAGGGCCGGGTATCGCCTCGTGAACGCCCCCGGCGCCCGCGTGCTTCATAATCATTTCCTTTTTCGGGGGGATTTCGGCATGAAAAAGGACTATCTTGATTCACGATACAATCAGCGGGGGATGATGCAGTCCCTCGCCTCCTTCTACCAGGAAAACGGTCTCATCCTGTATGATGAATACGTATGGAAAGAAAACGGCCTGGACGCCATCACGCGGGCCGACCTCAAGAAAAGGCTCCGGGCGATCGCCGGGGAAAGGGGAAACGGATATCCGCCGCCCCCTGCCAGTGTGCAAGGAACCCAGGTCTCACCCATGGAAAAGATCGGCTCATGA
- a CDS encoding peptidyl-prolyl cis-trans isomerase → MKQMTYRTALAIGAGLILLFLEGVCIHAEDKVLARGDGFVVTEADISAAKALAPEGITVGDEELLRMTLTNRLLAREAEAAGLAKEPGLEKRLQILREKTIADAYWSDRYLPSVKVEDDVLKSYYEAHVEEFTVPAGVHLMAIYVTDEAHAKDIVERVRKGEDFRKIASQEQLNLPVGRPKTDLGWVSVEKLPAEWRPVVGNLAAGQVSAPIPSNGLYHILFVSEKREARLKPFSEVEKEIRDSLVMKKQKELMDQEIASLKQKYHVSEE, encoded by the coding sequence ATGAAACAGATGACGTATAGGACGGCGCTCGCCATCGGAGCGGGCCTCATCCTTCTCTTTTTGGAAGGGGTCTGCATCCATGCCGAGGACAAGGTCCTTGCGCGCGGCGATGGATTCGTCGTCACGGAGGCGGACATCTCAGCGGCCAAGGCCCTTGCGCCCGAGGGGATCACGGTGGGTGATGAGGAGCTTCTCAGGATGACTCTCACTAACCGTCTCCTCGCCAGGGAGGCGGAGGCCGCGGGTCTTGCCAAGGAACCGGGGCTGGAGAAAAGGCTCCAGATCCTGCGTGAAAAGACCATCGCCGATGCCTACTGGTCCGACAGGTACCTGCCCTCTGTCAAGGTTGAGGACGATGTCCTCAAATCCTACTATGAGGCCCATGTGGAGGAGTTCACCGTGCCTGCGGGTGTCCATCTCATGGCCATATACGTTACAGATGAGGCACATGCAAAGGATATTGTGGAAAGGGTGAGAAAGGGGGAGGATTTTCGAAAGATCGCCTCTCAGGAACAGCTCAATCTCCCGGTCGGGAGGCCTAAAACCGACCTTGGCTGGGTGAGCGTGGAGAAACTCCCTGCCGAGTGGCGGCCTGTGGTGGGAAATCTCGCAGCCGGGCAGGTGAGCGCGCCCATCCCGTCGAACGGTCTCTACCACATCCTCTTTGTCTCGGAAAAGAGGGAAGCCCGCCTCAAGCCCTTTTCTGAGGTGGAGAAAGAGATCCGCGATAGCCTTGTCATGAAGAAGCAGAAGGAGTTGATGGACCAGGAGATCGCATCGCTCAAGCAAAAATATCATGTTTCCGAAGAGTGA
- a CDS encoding PIN domain-containing protein, translated as MKVFADTSGLFALLVSNDYMHVRAKLNFAYFAKHRAHLLTSSFVLVETIALLQRRVGIPAVHDFHSKIMPLLEIVWVNNEWYTKAMQRLFALSNRSVSLVDCISFEIMESREITLAFSFDKHFPEMGFTIAAFHDL; from the coding sequence ATGAAGGTCTTTGCAGATACATCCGGACTTTTTGCACTACTAGTAAGCAATGACTACATGCATGTCCGGGCAAAGCTCAATTTTGCGTATTTTGCCAAACATCGTGCGCATCTGCTGACCAGTTCCTTTGTCTTGGTTGAAACAATTGCCCTTTTGCAGCGACGCGTAGGAATACCGGCGGTGCACGATTTCCATTCAAAAATCATGCCGCTTCTGGAAATCGTATGGGTAAACAATGAGTGGTACACCAAGGCAATGCAACGGCTTTTCGCTCTCAGTAATCGCAGCGTAAGTCTTGTTGATTGCATCAGTTTTGAGATCATGGAATCACGGGAGATAACGCTTGCCTTTTCTTTCGACAAGCATTTTCCAGAAATGGGTTTTACCATTGCAGCCTTTCATGATCTATGA
- a CDS encoding ribbon-helix-helix domain-containing protein → MVRTQIQLTEEEVEKLRELSAVRRVSVAALIRQAVDQFIVSGNPDRSTLYRQAGSVIGKYKADRSDISMNHDSYLEEGFGA, encoded by the coding sequence ATGGTACGAACGCAGATCCAACTAACCGAAGAAGAGGTCGAGAAACTGAGAGAGCTTTCGGCTGTCAGGCGGGTATCCGTGGCGGCCCTCATTCGCCAAGCCGTTGATCAATTTATTGTTTCAGGGAACCCGGACCGCTCTACACTTTACCGCCAGGCAGGATCGGTTATCGGCAAATATAAAGCGGACAGGAGCGATATTTCCATGAATCATGATAGCTATCTGGAGGAAGGCTTTGGTGCATGA
- a CDS encoding amino acid ABC transporter substrate-binding protein, with amino-acid sequence MRSVLSFVFAPLFLLSGPLSLGPCATDPGTAKEVRSVTKILSGAVELCLDCHKERPDTAHGREVLGCSVCHRGDPLAGSMKAAHKGVVRNPGELRLVDQTCGQSGCHTKETSWVKNSLMATNRGIISTLRYYWGESDDHAEDISVEMLRKTGLDSPAVDYFRKLCGSCHLWMEKGSLPDFLAKKGGGCTACHYLPADETLPKGERHPAIVRKIPMENCVRCHNRSGRIGLSYQGLYENEGYGTPLEKGNFTRRSLEDGRFVSVLPEDIHHRAGLICTDCHTQREVMGDGKRHAHFEEQLEVTCRTCHGDVSMLNRIADQALREKAGMPKGDAPAAFPRLAVEKRDGAFVLLGKNDGKPHALDPPDPIACTHPTHKRLSCSACHATWVPQCYGCHVKGDASRTQLDKVSLRETPGRWQEFKGFMRHEVPPLGVLKDRHDVEEVVVLVPG; translated from the coding sequence GTGCGATCAGTCCTGTCCTTCGTTTTTGCCCCTCTTTTCCTTCTTTCCGGCCCCCTGTCCTTAGGGCCTTGTGCAACAGACCCGGGGACGGCAAAAGAGGTCCGTTCCGTCACAAAGATCCTCTCAGGGGCCGTGGAACTCTGTCTCGATTGCCACAAGGAGCGGCCTGACACGGCCCATGGCCGGGAGGTCCTGGGGTGCTCCGTCTGTCACCGCGGGGATCCCCTTGCTGGGTCGATGAAGGCCGCCCACAAGGGAGTGGTCAGGAATCCGGGCGAACTCCGGTTGGTGGACCAGACCTGCGGCCAATCAGGATGCCATACCAAGGAGACCAGCTGGGTAAAGAATTCCCTGATGGCGACGAACCGGGGGATCATCAGCACCCTGCGGTACTACTGGGGCGAGTCGGATGACCATGCCGAGGATATCTCGGTCGAAATGCTCCGCAAGACGGGTCTCGATTCCCCGGCTGTTGACTACTTCCGAAAACTCTGCGGCTCCTGCCACCTCTGGATGGAAAAGGGCTCCCTTCCCGACTTTCTCGCCAAAAAGGGCGGGGGATGCACGGCGTGTCACTATCTTCCGGCGGACGAGACCCTTCCCAAGGGCGAACGCCACCCTGCCATTGTCCGCAAGATCCCCATGGAGAACTGCGTCCGGTGCCACAATCGAAGCGGCAGGATAGGGCTTTCCTATCAGGGGCTCTATGAGAACGAGGGCTACGGGACCCCCCTTGAAAAGGGGAATTTCACCAGGAGATCCCTTGAGGACGGGCGCTTCGTCTCGGTCCTTCCAGAAGACATCCACCATCGGGCCGGCCTGATATGTACGGATTGCCACACCCAGCGGGAGGTCATGGGGGATGGGAAGCGGCATGCCCACTTCGAGGAACAACTCGAGGTCACATGCAGGACGTGCCACGGGGATGTCTCCATGCTCAACAGGATCGCGGACCAGGCCCTTCGGGAAAAGGCCGGGATGCCCAAGGGGGACGCCCCTGCCGCCTTTCCCAGGCTCGCGGTGGAAAAACGGGACGGTGCCTTTGTCCTCCTCGGAAAAAACGACGGAAAGCCCCATGCCCTCGATCCCCCGGACCCGATCGCCTGCACCCATCCCACGCACAAGAGGCTTTCCTGCTCTGCGTGTCATGCCACATGGGTCCCCCAGTGCTACGGATGCCACGTAAAGGGAGACGCGTCCCGGACCCAGCTCGACAAGGTCTCCCTAAGGGAGACCCCGGGCCGCTGGCAGGAATTCAAGGGCTTCATGCGTCATGAGGTCCCACCCCTTGGTGTGCTGAAGGACAGGCACGATGTGGAGGAGGTCGTGGTCCTTGTGCCCGGATGA
- a CDS encoding ABC transporter ATP-binding protein → MSKGPLLGVSGLEIAIGGRPSPLVAVKDITLGLDTGECVCLVGESGCGKSLTALSLLGLLPSPPFCVKGSITFQGRNLLDLTERDWRSIRGREIAMIFQEPMTALNPVFTVGAQIEEAITTHKKVSSQEVKRRVEALLAQVGIPDPEIRLRQYPHELSGGLRQRVMIAMALACGPRILLADEPTTALDVSIQAQILDLLHTLRAERGLGLLFITHNLGVVARIADRVLIMYAGRIVEEAPVRDLFAQPLHPYTQGLLASLPPTSGRKHGRLTPIPGAVPSLGEIPGGCAFHPRCPQAIQACSHIIPSQTSLGPGRKVACHLYPA, encoded by the coding sequence GTGAGCAAAGGTCCCCTCCTCGGTGTCTCCGGGCTCGAAATTGCAATCGGAGGAAGACCCTCACCCCTTGTTGCGGTCAAAGACATCACCCTGGGACTGGATACAGGGGAATGTGTGTGCCTTGTGGGAGAGTCCGGCTGTGGCAAGAGCCTGACCGCCCTCTCCTTACTGGGTCTCTTGCCTTCTCCCCCTTTTTGCGTGAAAGGCTCGATCACCTTTCAGGGCCGCAATCTCTTAGACCTCACCGAGAGGGACTGGCGCTCCATACGGGGCCGAGAGATCGCCATGATCTTTCAGGAACCCATGACGGCCTTAAACCCCGTCTTTACCGTCGGCGCCCAGATCGAGGAGGCCATCACCACACATAAAAAGGTCTCGTCCCAGGAGGTGAAGAGGCGGGTGGAGGCCTTGCTCGCCCAAGTGGGAATCCCTGACCCGGAAATCCGCCTGAGGCAATATCCCCACGAGCTCTCGGGTGGACTCCGCCAGCGCGTCATGATCGCCATGGCCCTCGCCTGCGGCCCGCGCATCCTCCTGGCAGATGAACCCACAACAGCCCTTGACGTCTCCATTCAGGCCCAGATCCTCGACCTCCTCCATACCCTAAGGGCCGAAAGGGGCCTTGGACTCCTATTCATCACCCACAATTTGGGAGTCGTCGCCCGCATCGCCGATCGGGTCCTCATCATGTACGCAGGAAGAATCGTTGAAGAGGCCCCGGTTCGGGACCTCTTCGCCCAACCCCTCCATCCTTATACCCAGGGACTCCTCGCATCCCTTCCCCCGACCTCGGGACGCAAACATGGCCGTCTGACACCCATACCAGGCGCCGTCCCGTCCCTCGGTGAGATCCCCGGAGGCTGCGCCTTCCATCCCAGGTGTCCGCAAGCCATCCAGGCCTGTAGCCATATCATCCCATCCCAAACCTCACTTGGCCCCGGCCGCAAGGTTGCCTGCCACCTGTATCCTGCCTGA
- a CDS encoding cytoplasmic protein — protein MMISDLIQRNPIRLFGDPASPVLDPGDLGAIIARAGVGKTSFLVQLALDSLLRGRNLLHVSLDQPVRKVCLWYEEVFRKITDEYGVTYTNDLWETILPHRLIMTFRPDTFEVSHFEERLNDLMEQGIFFPQIVLVDGLPFDVRARDVISEFRITAREHGFPAWFTARAHQEDAVGSDGIPTSIGQVADLFKIIVQLEFVEQEIHVGLLKGKFPENTPPLVLDPSSFLIKQA, from the coding sequence ATGATGATTTCCGACCTCATTCAGAGAAATCCCATCCGGCTCTTCGGCGATCCCGCCTCCCCTGTGCTCGATCCCGGCGACCTGGGCGCTATCATTGCCCGTGCGGGCGTGGGGAAGACCTCCTTTCTCGTCCAGCTCGCCCTCGACAGCCTCCTGCGCGGAAGAAATCTCCTGCATGTGAGCCTGGATCAGCCGGTCCGTAAGGTCTGCCTCTGGTACGAGGAGGTCTTTCGCAAGATCACGGACGAATACGGGGTGACATACACGAACGATCTCTGGGAGACTATCCTTCCACACCGGTTAATCATGACATTCCGCCCAGACACTTTTGAAGTCTCCCACTTTGAAGAGCGACTGAACGACCTCATGGAACAGGGGATCTTTTTCCCCCAGATCGTCCTCGTGGACGGGCTCCCATTCGATGTCCGGGCCAGGGATGTCATCTCCGAGTTCAGGATAACCGCAAGGGAACACGGATTTCCGGCCTGGTTCACCGCCCGGGCACATCAGGAGGATGCCGTTGGTTCAGACGGGATTCCCACGTCCATCGGGCAAGTGGCCGACCTTTTCAAGATCATCGTCCAGCTCGAGTTCGTGGAACAGGAGATCCATGTGGGCCTTCTCAAGGGCAAATTCCCGGAAAACACGCCTCCTCTCGTCCTGGATCCTTCCAGCTTCCTCATAAAACAGGCGTGA